One Gossypium hirsutum isolate 1008001.06 chromosome A11, Gossypium_hirsutum_v2.1, whole genome shotgun sequence genomic window carries:
- the LOC107924059 gene encoding myosin-6 isoform X1 encodes MAATTSLVVGSLVWVEDPDDAWIDGEVVEVKGEDIKVLCTSGKTVVVKASNVYPKDAEAPPCGVDDMTKLAYLHEPGVLQNLRSRYDMNEIYTYTGNILIAVNPFRRLPHLYDSHMMAQYKGAAFGELSPHPFAVADAAYRLMMNEGISQSILVSGESGAGKTESTKLLMRYLAYMGGRAAAEGRTVEQQVLESNPVLEAFGNAKTVRNNNSSRFGKFVEIQFDRSGRISGAAIRTYLLERSRVCQVSDPERNYHCFYMLCAAPPEDIQRFKLGNPRTFHYLNQSNCYELDGVDESKEYAATRRAMDVVGISSDEQDAIFRVVAAILHLGNIEFAKGKEIDSSVPKDEKSRFHLRTAAELFECDEKLLEDSLCKRVIVTRDETITKWLDPLSAALSRDALAKTVYSRLFDWIVDKINSSIGQDPDSKYLIGVLDIYGFESFKTNSFEQFCINLTNEKLQQHFNQHVFKMEQEEYTKEEINWSYIEFVDNQDVLDLIEKKPGGIIALLDEACMFPRSTHETFAQKLYQTFKNHKRFSKPKLSRSDFTICHYAGDVTYQTELFLDKNKDYVVAEHQALLNASKCSFVSSLFPPLAEESSKSSKFSSIGSRFKQQLQALLETLSSTEPHYIRCVKPNNLLKPSIFENKNVLQQLRCGGVMEAIRISCAGYPTRKQFDEFVDRFGLLAPKVLDGSSDEVAACKKLLEKVGLQGYQIGKTKVFLRAGQMADLDTRRIEVLGRSASIIQRKVRSYLARRSFIVLRRSALQIQSVCRGQLARKVFEGMRREAASLRIQRDLRMHLARKAYKELFSSAVSIQTGMRGMAARNELRFRRQTRAAIIIQSQCRKFLTRLHYLKLKKAAIATQCAWRGRVARKELRKLKMAARETGALQAAKNKLEKQVEELTWRLQLEKRMRVDLEEAKTQENAKLQSALQDIQLQFKETKELLAKEREAAKKAAEVVPIIQEVSVVDPLMLEKLTNENEKLKALVSSLEKKIDETEKKFEETSKISEERLKQALDAESKIVQLKTVMHSLEEKISDIESENQVLRQQTLLNSPAKKVSQLPPIPVFPNLENGHHMDELNKSNEPESATPVKKAGAESDGRLRRSNLERQHENVDALVNCVSKDIGFSQGKPVAAFTIYKCLLHWKSFEAERTSVFDRLIQMIGSAIENEENNGHMAYWLSNTSTLLFLLQKSLKAAGSSGATPSRKPTAATSLFGRMTMGFRSSPSSNNLAAAAALAVVRQVEAKYPALLFKQQLAAYVEKIYGIIRDNLKKELSSLLALCIQAPRTSKGSVLRSGRSFGKDSASTHWQSIIDSLNTLLSTLKGNFVPSVLIQKIYTQTFSYINVQLFNSLLLRRECCTFSNGEYVKAGLAELELWCCQAKEEFAGSSWDELKHIRQAVGFLVIHQKYRISYDEITNDLCPILSVQQLYRICTLYWDDNYNTRSVAPNVISSMRVLMTEDSNDAASSSFLLDDNSSIPFSVDDLSNSLQEKDFLEVKPAEELLENPAFQFLHE; translated from the exons ATG GCTGCCACAACTAGTCTTGTAGTTGGATCTCTTGTCTGGGTGGAAGATCCTGATGATGCTTGGATCGATGGTGAAGTCGTGGAGGTTAAAGGCGAAGATATTAAAGTCCTATGCACTTCAGGGAAGACG GTTGTTGTTAAAGCTTCAAATGTCTATCCTAAAGATGCTGAGGCCCCACCTTGTGGAGTAGATGATATGACAAAGCTGGCTTATTTGCATGAACCGGGTGTGCTCCAGAATTTACGATCAAgatatgatatgaatgaaatataT ACATATACAGGAAATATATTGATTGCTGTAAACCCATTCAGAAGACTACCTCATCTTTATGATAGCCATATGATGGCACAATATAAGGGGGCAGCCTTTGGTGAATTGAGTCCACATCCCTTTGCTGTAGCAGATGCTGCATACAG ATTAATGATGAATGAGGGAATTAGTCAGTCGATTTTGGTCAGTGGTGAAAGTGGGGCTGGTAAAACAGAAAGCACAAAATTGCTTATGAGATATCTTGCTTACATGGGGGGTAGAGCTGCTGCTGAGGGAAGAACAGTTGAGCAGCAAGTTCTAGAG TCAAACCCTGTTTTAGAAGCATTTGGTAATGCGAAGACTGTTAGGAACAACAACTCAAG tCGCTTTGGTAAGTTTGTGGAGATTCAATTTGATCGAAGTGGAAGGATTTCAGGAGCTGCAATCAGAACTTATTTGCTAGAAAGATCACGAGTTTGTCAAGTGTCTGATCCTGAGAGAAATTATCACTGTTTCTACATGCTTTGTGCTGCACCACCAGAG GATATTCAGCGGTTTAAATTAGGAAACCCGAGAACGTTTCACTATCTGAACCAATCTAATTGTTATGAGTTGGATGGCGTTGATGAGTCTAAGGAATATGCTGCAACGAGGAGGGCAATGGATGTTGTTGGAATAAGTTCTGATGAGCAG GATGCCATATTCCGTGTTGTGGCTGCAATTCTTCATCTTGGGAACATTGAATTTGCCAAAGGGAAGGAAATAGACTCATCAGTACCTAAAGATGAAAAATCTCGGTTTCATCTGAGGACTGCAGCTGAGCTTTTTGA GTGCGACGAAAAGTTACTAGAAGATTCTCTTTGTAAGCGCGTAATCGTAACTCGTGACGAAACCATTACAAAATGGCTGGACCCATTATCTGCTGCGCTTAGTAGAGATGCTTTGGCTAAAACTGTGTACTCGAGGTTGTTTGACTG GATTGTGGATAAGATCAATAGTTCAATTGGTCAAGATCCTGACTCAAAGTACTTAATTGGGGTGCtggatatttatggatttgagaGTTTCAAGACTAACAG TTTTGAGCAATTCTGCATTAATTTGACAAATGAGAAGTTGCAGCAGCATTTCAACCAG CACGTCTTCAAAATGGAGCAAGAAGagtatacaaaagaagaaattaaTTGGAGCTACATTGAATTTGTTGATAATCAGGATGTTCTTGACCTCATTGAAAAG AAACCAGGTGGCATAATTGCTCTTCTAGATGAGGCTTG catGTTTCCAAGATCAACCCATGAAACTTTTGCTCAGAAGCTGTACCAGACATTTAAAAACCATAAGCGGTTCAGCAAGCCCAAATTGTCTCGTAGTGATTTCACCATTTGCCATTATGCTGGTGAT GTCACTTATCAAACCGAGTTGTTCCTGGACAAGAACAAAGATTATGTTGTAGCTGAACATCAGGCCCTTTTGAATGCTTCAAAATGTTCCTTTGTTTCTAGTTTATTTCCACCTTTAGCAGAGGAATCTTCCAAATCGTCAAAATTCTCTTCAATAGGTTCTCGATTTAAG CAACAATTACAAGCATTACTTGAAACTCTCAGTTCCACTGAGCCACATTACATACGTTGTGTAAagcccaataatcttcttaagcCGTCAATATTTGAGAATAAAAATGTTCTACAACAACTACGATGTGGG GGGGTTATGGAGGCTATCAGGATTAGCTGTGCTGGATATCCTACTAGAAAACAATTTGATGAATTTGTGGACCGATTTGGTCTTCTTGCACCTAAAGTTTTGGATGGAAG TTCTGATGAGGTTGCTGCGTGCAAAAAGCTTCTAGAGAAGGTCGGGCTTCAAGGCTATCAG ATTGGTAAGACAAAGGTTTTTCTTAGGGCTGGTCAGATGGCTGATCTGGATACCCGTAGGATTGAAGTCTTAGGAAGATCTGCTAGCATTATTCAGAGGAAAGTTCGTTCTTATTTAGCTCGCAGAAGTTTCATTGTGCTTCGCCGATCTGCATTACAGATTCAATCTGTCTGCAGAG GGCAACTTGCTCGCAAAGTGTTTGAAGGCATGAGAAGAGAAGCAGCCAGTTTAAGGATCCAGAGAGATTTGCGCATGCATCTTGCTAGGAAAGCTTATAAAGAATTGTTCTCCTCTGCTGTTTCCATTCAGACAGGCATGCGGGGGATGGCTGCTCGCAATGAGTTACGCTTCAGAAGGCAGACCAGAGCAGCTATTATAATTCAG AGCCAATGTCGCAAGTTCTTGACCCGGTTGCATTATCTGAAGTTGAAGAAAGCAGCAATTGCAACACAATGTGCATGGAGAGGAAGAGTAGCTCGTAAAGAACTGCGGAAGCTTAAGATG gCTGCTAGGGAGACGGGAGCTCTGCAAGCTGCAAAGAACAAACTGGAAAAGCAAGTTGAGGAACTGACATGGAGATTACAACTGGAGAAACGAATGAGG GTTGACCTGGAAGAAGCTAAAACACAAGAAAATGCAAAACTGCAGTCTGCTTTGCAAGACATACAACTTCAGtttaaagaaactaaagaatTGCTTGCCAAGGAACGTGAGGCTGCCAAAAAGGCAGCTGAGGTAGTCCCTATAATTCAGGAGGTTTCGGTGGTGGACCCTCTGATGTTGGAGAAGCTTACAAATGAGAATGAAAAACTGAAG GCATTAGTGAGTTCGttggaaaagaaaattgatgaaacagAGAAAAAGTTTGAAGAGACAAGCAAAAtaagtgaagaaaggttgaaacaAGCTTTGGATGCCGAATCAAAAATAGTTCAGTTGAAGACTGTTATGCACAG TCTTGAAGAAAAGATTTCAGACATTGAAtctgaaaaccaagttttgaggCAGCAAACCCTATTAAATTCGCCTGCTAAGAAGGTTTCACAGCTTCCACCAATTCCAGTCTTTCCG AATTTGGAAAATGGTCACCATATGGATGAATTGAACAAATCAAat GAACCAGAGAGTGCGACTCCAGTGAAGAAGGCTGGTGCAGAATCTGATGGCAGGTTGCGAAGATCCAATCTTGAACGTCAACAT GAGAATGTTGATGCACTGGTCAATTGCGTTTCAAAAGACATTGGGTTCAGTCAAGGGAAACCTGTTGCAGCATTTACCATATATAAATGTCTTCTCCACTGGAAATCTTTTGAAGCAGAAAGGACCAGTGTGTTTGATCGTCTTATTCAGATGATTGGTTCTGCAATTGAG AATGAAGAAAACAATGGtcatatggcatattggttgtccAACACATCAACTTTACTGTTTTTGCTCCAAAAAAGTCTTAAAGCTGCTGGTTCAAGTGGCGCAACTCCAAGTCGGAAGCCAACTGCTGCAACCTCTCTGTTTGGAAGGATGACAATG GGTTTCCGCTCATCTCCTTCTTCCAACAAtcttgctgctgctgctgcactTGCAGTAGTTCGCCAAGTAGAGGCCAAATATCCTGCTTTACTTTTCAAGCAGCAACTTGCAGCATATGTGGAAAAAATCTATGGAATCATTAGGGACAACTTGAAGAAAGAGTTATCATCTTTGCTTGCTCTATGCATCCAG GCTCCGAGAACATCTAAGGGAAGTGTACTACGATCTGGGCGGTCTTTTGGCAAAGATTCTGCTTCAACTCACTGGCAAAGCATTATTGATAGCCTCAACACCCTCCTAAGTACTTTGAAAGGAAATTTT GTGCCTTCTGTTCTTATCCAGAAGATTTATACTCAAACATTTTCATACATCAATGTACAATTGTTTAATAG CCTCCTCCTACGCCGTGAGTGTTGTACGTTTAGCAATGGAGAATATGTCAAGGCTGGGTTAGCCGAGTTAGAGCTTTGGTGCTGCCAAGCAAAAGAAGAG TTCGCTGGGTCATCGTGGGATGAACTTAAGCACATAAGGCAGGCTGTTGGATTCTTG GTTATACATCAGAAGTACAGAATTTCATATGATGAAATTACAAATGATCTCTGCCCT ATTCTTAGTGTACAGCAGTTATACAGAATATGTACGTTGTACTGGGATGACAATTACAATACTCGAAGTGTTGCTCCAAAT GTTATTTCCAGCATGAGGGTACTAATGACAGAGGATTCCAATGATGCTGCTAGCAGTTCCTTTTTATTGGACGACAATTCCAG CATCCCCTTCTCTGTCGATGACCTTTCCAATTCGCTTCAAGAGAAAGACTTCTTGGAAGTCAAACCAGCAGAGGAACTTCTTGAGAATCCAGCCTTCCAATTTTTACACGAGTAA
- the LOC107924059 gene encoding myosin-6 isoform X2, which yields MMAQYKGAAFGELSPHPFAVADAAYRLMMNEGISQSILVSGESGAGKTESTKLLMRYLAYMGGRAAAEGRTVEQQVLESNPVLEAFGNAKTVRNNNSSRFGKFVEIQFDRSGRISGAAIRTYLLERSRVCQVSDPERNYHCFYMLCAAPPEDIQRFKLGNPRTFHYLNQSNCYELDGVDESKEYAATRRAMDVVGISSDEQDAIFRVVAAILHLGNIEFAKGKEIDSSVPKDEKSRFHLRTAAELFECDEKLLEDSLCKRVIVTRDETITKWLDPLSAALSRDALAKTVYSRLFDWIVDKINSSIGQDPDSKYLIGVLDIYGFESFKTNSFEQFCINLTNEKLQQHFNQHVFKMEQEEYTKEEINWSYIEFVDNQDVLDLIEKKPGGIIALLDEACMFPRSTHETFAQKLYQTFKNHKRFSKPKLSRSDFTICHYAGDVTYQTELFLDKNKDYVVAEHQALLNASKCSFVSSLFPPLAEESSKSSKFSSIGSRFKQQLQALLETLSSTEPHYIRCVKPNNLLKPSIFENKNVLQQLRCGGVMEAIRISCAGYPTRKQFDEFVDRFGLLAPKVLDGSSDEVAACKKLLEKVGLQGYQIGKTKVFLRAGQMADLDTRRIEVLGRSASIIQRKVRSYLARRSFIVLRRSALQIQSVCRGQLARKVFEGMRREAASLRIQRDLRMHLARKAYKELFSSAVSIQTGMRGMAARNELRFRRQTRAAIIIQSQCRKFLTRLHYLKLKKAAIATQCAWRGRVARKELRKLKMAARETGALQAAKNKLEKQVEELTWRLQLEKRMRVDLEEAKTQENAKLQSALQDIQLQFKETKELLAKEREAAKKAAEVVPIIQEVSVVDPLMLEKLTNENEKLKALVSSLEKKIDETEKKFEETSKISEERLKQALDAESKIVQLKTVMHSLEEKISDIESENQVLRQQTLLNSPAKKVSQLPPIPVFPNLENGHHMDELNKSNEPESATPVKKAGAESDGRLRRSNLERQHENVDALVNCVSKDIGFSQGKPVAAFTIYKCLLHWKSFEAERTSVFDRLIQMIGSAIENEENNGHMAYWLSNTSTLLFLLQKSLKAAGSSGATPSRKPTAATSLFGRMTMGFRSSPSSNNLAAAAALAVVRQVEAKYPALLFKQQLAAYVEKIYGIIRDNLKKELSSLLALCIQAPRTSKGSVLRSGRSFGKDSASTHWQSIIDSLNTLLSTLKGNFVPSVLIQKIYTQTFSYINVQLFNSLLLRRECCTFSNGEYVKAGLAELELWCCQAKEEFAGSSWDELKHIRQAVGFLVIHQKYRISYDEITNDLCPILSVQQLYRICTLYWDDNYNTRSVAPNVISSMRVLMTEDSNDAASSSFLLDDNSSIPFSVDDLSNSLQEKDFLEVKPAEELLENPAFQFLHE from the exons ATGATGGCACAATATAAGGGGGCAGCCTTTGGTGAATTGAGTCCACATCCCTTTGCTGTAGCAGATGCTGCATACAG ATTAATGATGAATGAGGGAATTAGTCAGTCGATTTTGGTCAGTGGTGAAAGTGGGGCTGGTAAAACAGAAAGCACAAAATTGCTTATGAGATATCTTGCTTACATGGGGGGTAGAGCTGCTGCTGAGGGAAGAACAGTTGAGCAGCAAGTTCTAGAG TCAAACCCTGTTTTAGAAGCATTTGGTAATGCGAAGACTGTTAGGAACAACAACTCAAG tCGCTTTGGTAAGTTTGTGGAGATTCAATTTGATCGAAGTGGAAGGATTTCAGGAGCTGCAATCAGAACTTATTTGCTAGAAAGATCACGAGTTTGTCAAGTGTCTGATCCTGAGAGAAATTATCACTGTTTCTACATGCTTTGTGCTGCACCACCAGAG GATATTCAGCGGTTTAAATTAGGAAACCCGAGAACGTTTCACTATCTGAACCAATCTAATTGTTATGAGTTGGATGGCGTTGATGAGTCTAAGGAATATGCTGCAACGAGGAGGGCAATGGATGTTGTTGGAATAAGTTCTGATGAGCAG GATGCCATATTCCGTGTTGTGGCTGCAATTCTTCATCTTGGGAACATTGAATTTGCCAAAGGGAAGGAAATAGACTCATCAGTACCTAAAGATGAAAAATCTCGGTTTCATCTGAGGACTGCAGCTGAGCTTTTTGA GTGCGACGAAAAGTTACTAGAAGATTCTCTTTGTAAGCGCGTAATCGTAACTCGTGACGAAACCATTACAAAATGGCTGGACCCATTATCTGCTGCGCTTAGTAGAGATGCTTTGGCTAAAACTGTGTACTCGAGGTTGTTTGACTG GATTGTGGATAAGATCAATAGTTCAATTGGTCAAGATCCTGACTCAAAGTACTTAATTGGGGTGCtggatatttatggatttgagaGTTTCAAGACTAACAG TTTTGAGCAATTCTGCATTAATTTGACAAATGAGAAGTTGCAGCAGCATTTCAACCAG CACGTCTTCAAAATGGAGCAAGAAGagtatacaaaagaagaaattaaTTGGAGCTACATTGAATTTGTTGATAATCAGGATGTTCTTGACCTCATTGAAAAG AAACCAGGTGGCATAATTGCTCTTCTAGATGAGGCTTG catGTTTCCAAGATCAACCCATGAAACTTTTGCTCAGAAGCTGTACCAGACATTTAAAAACCATAAGCGGTTCAGCAAGCCCAAATTGTCTCGTAGTGATTTCACCATTTGCCATTATGCTGGTGAT GTCACTTATCAAACCGAGTTGTTCCTGGACAAGAACAAAGATTATGTTGTAGCTGAACATCAGGCCCTTTTGAATGCTTCAAAATGTTCCTTTGTTTCTAGTTTATTTCCACCTTTAGCAGAGGAATCTTCCAAATCGTCAAAATTCTCTTCAATAGGTTCTCGATTTAAG CAACAATTACAAGCATTACTTGAAACTCTCAGTTCCACTGAGCCACATTACATACGTTGTGTAAagcccaataatcttcttaagcCGTCAATATTTGAGAATAAAAATGTTCTACAACAACTACGATGTGGG GGGGTTATGGAGGCTATCAGGATTAGCTGTGCTGGATATCCTACTAGAAAACAATTTGATGAATTTGTGGACCGATTTGGTCTTCTTGCACCTAAAGTTTTGGATGGAAG TTCTGATGAGGTTGCTGCGTGCAAAAAGCTTCTAGAGAAGGTCGGGCTTCAAGGCTATCAG ATTGGTAAGACAAAGGTTTTTCTTAGGGCTGGTCAGATGGCTGATCTGGATACCCGTAGGATTGAAGTCTTAGGAAGATCTGCTAGCATTATTCAGAGGAAAGTTCGTTCTTATTTAGCTCGCAGAAGTTTCATTGTGCTTCGCCGATCTGCATTACAGATTCAATCTGTCTGCAGAG GGCAACTTGCTCGCAAAGTGTTTGAAGGCATGAGAAGAGAAGCAGCCAGTTTAAGGATCCAGAGAGATTTGCGCATGCATCTTGCTAGGAAAGCTTATAAAGAATTGTTCTCCTCTGCTGTTTCCATTCAGACAGGCATGCGGGGGATGGCTGCTCGCAATGAGTTACGCTTCAGAAGGCAGACCAGAGCAGCTATTATAATTCAG AGCCAATGTCGCAAGTTCTTGACCCGGTTGCATTATCTGAAGTTGAAGAAAGCAGCAATTGCAACACAATGTGCATGGAGAGGAAGAGTAGCTCGTAAAGAACTGCGGAAGCTTAAGATG gCTGCTAGGGAGACGGGAGCTCTGCAAGCTGCAAAGAACAAACTGGAAAAGCAAGTTGAGGAACTGACATGGAGATTACAACTGGAGAAACGAATGAGG GTTGACCTGGAAGAAGCTAAAACACAAGAAAATGCAAAACTGCAGTCTGCTTTGCAAGACATACAACTTCAGtttaaagaaactaaagaatTGCTTGCCAAGGAACGTGAGGCTGCCAAAAAGGCAGCTGAGGTAGTCCCTATAATTCAGGAGGTTTCGGTGGTGGACCCTCTGATGTTGGAGAAGCTTACAAATGAGAATGAAAAACTGAAG GCATTAGTGAGTTCGttggaaaagaaaattgatgaaacagAGAAAAAGTTTGAAGAGACAAGCAAAAtaagtgaagaaaggttgaaacaAGCTTTGGATGCCGAATCAAAAATAGTTCAGTTGAAGACTGTTATGCACAG TCTTGAAGAAAAGATTTCAGACATTGAAtctgaaaaccaagttttgaggCAGCAAACCCTATTAAATTCGCCTGCTAAGAAGGTTTCACAGCTTCCACCAATTCCAGTCTTTCCG AATTTGGAAAATGGTCACCATATGGATGAATTGAACAAATCAAat GAACCAGAGAGTGCGACTCCAGTGAAGAAGGCTGGTGCAGAATCTGATGGCAGGTTGCGAAGATCCAATCTTGAACGTCAACAT GAGAATGTTGATGCACTGGTCAATTGCGTTTCAAAAGACATTGGGTTCAGTCAAGGGAAACCTGTTGCAGCATTTACCATATATAAATGTCTTCTCCACTGGAAATCTTTTGAAGCAGAAAGGACCAGTGTGTTTGATCGTCTTATTCAGATGATTGGTTCTGCAATTGAG AATGAAGAAAACAATGGtcatatggcatattggttgtccAACACATCAACTTTACTGTTTTTGCTCCAAAAAAGTCTTAAAGCTGCTGGTTCAAGTGGCGCAACTCCAAGTCGGAAGCCAACTGCTGCAACCTCTCTGTTTGGAAGGATGACAATG GGTTTCCGCTCATCTCCTTCTTCCAACAAtcttgctgctgctgctgcactTGCAGTAGTTCGCCAAGTAGAGGCCAAATATCCTGCTTTACTTTTCAAGCAGCAACTTGCAGCATATGTGGAAAAAATCTATGGAATCATTAGGGACAACTTGAAGAAAGAGTTATCATCTTTGCTTGCTCTATGCATCCAG GCTCCGAGAACATCTAAGGGAAGTGTACTACGATCTGGGCGGTCTTTTGGCAAAGATTCTGCTTCAACTCACTGGCAAAGCATTATTGATAGCCTCAACACCCTCCTAAGTACTTTGAAAGGAAATTTT GTGCCTTCTGTTCTTATCCAGAAGATTTATACTCAAACATTTTCATACATCAATGTACAATTGTTTAATAG CCTCCTCCTACGCCGTGAGTGTTGTACGTTTAGCAATGGAGAATATGTCAAGGCTGGGTTAGCCGAGTTAGAGCTTTGGTGCTGCCAAGCAAAAGAAGAG TTCGCTGGGTCATCGTGGGATGAACTTAAGCACATAAGGCAGGCTGTTGGATTCTTG GTTATACATCAGAAGTACAGAATTTCATATGATGAAATTACAAATGATCTCTGCCCT ATTCTTAGTGTACAGCAGTTATACAGAATATGTACGTTGTACTGGGATGACAATTACAATACTCGAAGTGTTGCTCCAAAT GTTATTTCCAGCATGAGGGTACTAATGACAGAGGATTCCAATGATGCTGCTAGCAGTTCCTTTTTATTGGACGACAATTCCAG CATCCCCTTCTCTGTCGATGACCTTTCCAATTCGCTTCAAGAGAAAGACTTCTTGGAAGTCAAACCAGCAGAGGAACTTCTTGAGAATCCAGCCTTCCAATTTTTACACGAGTAA